One Desulfatitalea tepidiphila genomic region harbors:
- a CDS encoding HNH endonuclease, whose translation MAKSKRPSPYAFDQEASEISAERNKARDLRASQWWKRRCAKGQCYWCLQSVPARELTMDHIVPLARGGKTTKSNVVPACKTCNTKKKQLLPMEWEAYLISIRQPADGENDA comes from the coding sequence ATGGCTAAAAGCAAACGTCCCAGCCCCTATGCATTCGACCAGGAAGCCTCGGAAATCAGCGCCGAGAGAAACAAGGCGCGTGACCTGCGGGCCTCCCAATGGTGGAAGCGCCGTTGCGCCAAGGGCCAATGCTACTGGTGCCTGCAATCCGTGCCGGCCCGGGAGCTGACCATGGACCACATCGTGCCGCTGGCACGGGGCGGCAAGACCACCAAAAGCAATGTCGTGCCGGCCTGCAAGACGTGCAACACCAAGAAGAAGCAACTGCTGCCCATGGAATGGGAAGCCTATCTGATCTCGATCCGCCAACCTGCCGATGGAGAGAACGATGCCTGA
- a CDS encoding ATP-grasp domain-containing protein → MILSFHPIIEADENRICAGRDPGADDLAAIRRADAVILPQGCRESLYRMARANCAHIFPNLDVRFDYPGKRGQIRLFREYGVAHPPTALYDTLADYHSRAPEIELPAVVKLDWGGQGDTIFRAADQHEMQAALDRVRACERTGQTGFLVQAYVPTTQRALRVTVIGLRLISYWRIMPTENRFGCSVAAGARIDFESDPALTAAAQEVVIDFCNRSGLQLAGFDFIFDTHRLADGRIEPLMLEINYFFGRTGLGGSEAYYQILTQAVGAWRSTLKLQKF, encoded by the coding sequence ATGATTCTATCGTTTCACCCCATCATCGAAGCGGACGAGAACCGGATCTGCGCCGGACGCGATCCAGGGGCCGACGACTTGGCGGCCATCCGGAGGGCCGATGCGGTCATCCTGCCCCAGGGATGCCGGGAATCGCTCTACCGCATGGCCCGCGCCAACTGCGCGCACATCTTTCCCAATCTGGATGTGCGTTTCGATTACCCCGGCAAAAGGGGACAGATCCGCCTGTTTCGCGAATATGGCGTCGCCCATCCGCCGACGGCCCTGTATGACACACTGGCAGACTACCACAGCCGCGCGCCCGAAATCGAATTGCCGGCCGTGGTCAAGCTCGACTGGGGCGGCCAGGGCGACACCATCTTCCGGGCCGCGGACCAACACGAGATGCAGGCGGCCCTGGACCGTGTGCGGGCCTGCGAGAGAACCGGTCAGACCGGGTTTCTCGTCCAGGCGTACGTCCCCACCACGCAGCGCGCCCTTCGGGTGACCGTCATCGGCCTGCGCCTGATCTCCTACTGGCGTATCATGCCCACCGAAAACCGTTTCGGCTGCAGCGTGGCGGCCGGTGCTCGCATCGATTTCGAGAGCGATCCGGCCCTGACCGCCGCGGCACAGGAGGTCGTCATTGATTTTTGCAACCGCAGCGGCCTCCAACTGGCCGGATTTGATTTCATTTTCGACACGCACCGCCTGGCCGACGGGCGAATCGAACCCCTCATGCTGGAGATCAACTATTTTTTCGGCCGCACCGGTCTGGGCGGATCGGAGGCCTACTACCAGATCCTCACCCAGGCCGTCGGTGCCTGGCGGTCGACCTTAAAATTGCAGAAGTTCTAA
- a CDS encoding ATP-binding response regulator encodes MPDTQPPVGVLVVDDEPRIRDALMRVLGPMGFKTETAGRGKEALDILSREAIDIVLLDLKLPDINGMAVLGTIRERHPHIVVIIITGFGTVQTAAEAMRNGAYDLLPKPFEPDQLRIAINRALEKMRLERAALQLEQERLRTLSDLSLEKSRVHTIINALPIGVMVTDTQGEVVLINPAFAQYMELPADTGAGRPLNAYVHDEGLRRLIMEFSQGCHVDTEEGPTYEFSVGEERYLFARGKPVLGARGQCLGAVVTIVDITAMKALDRLKREFVAKVSHELRSPLSTIHEQLAMVLTDLVGQLSAADAHLLARAKEKTQGLISLIGDLLDLSRIESGVVSEAPARVQPEEIIENIVSFLNTKAAGKQQTISLHRPRKALPALLADPLALESIFGNLITNAINYTPEKGAIDIFLEENGGFVEVRIQDNGFGMETRHLEKIFERFYRVKTEKTRYITGTGLGLPIAKGLVDAMGGRIRVQSAPDQGSTFTVLLPIRPDK; translated from the coding sequence ATGCCTGACACGCAACCGCCGGTCGGTGTTCTGGTCGTTGATGACGAACCGAGAATCCGCGACGCGTTGATGCGTGTGCTGGGCCCCATGGGATTCAAAACCGAGACCGCCGGACGGGGAAAAGAGGCGCTCGACATCCTGTCCCGCGAGGCGATCGACATCGTGCTGCTCGACCTCAAACTGCCGGACATCAACGGCATGGCGGTGCTGGGCACGATCCGTGAACGTCATCCGCATATCGTGGTGATCATCATCACCGGCTTCGGCACGGTCCAGACCGCGGCCGAGGCCATGCGCAACGGCGCCTACGACCTGCTGCCCAAACCCTTTGAACCCGACCAGCTGCGCATCGCCATCAACCGGGCCCTGGAAAAGATGCGCCTGGAACGCGCCGCGCTTCAGCTCGAACAGGAACGGTTGCGCACGCTTTCGGATCTTTCGCTGGAGAAGAGCCGCGTCCACACCATTATCAACGCCCTGCCCATCGGCGTCATGGTCACCGATACCCAAGGCGAGGTGGTTCTGATCAACCCCGCGTTTGCCCAATATATGGAACTGCCCGCCGACACCGGCGCTGGCCGGCCGCTGAACGCCTATGTTCACGACGAAGGGCTGCGCCGCCTGATCATGGAGTTTTCCCAGGGATGCCATGTCGATACGGAAGAGGGCCCCACCTACGAATTCAGCGTGGGCGAGGAGAGATACCTCTTTGCCCGGGGAAAGCCGGTTTTGGGGGCCCGGGGACAGTGCCTGGGGGCCGTGGTCACCATCGTGGATATCACCGCCATGAAGGCCCTCGATCGCCTCAAGCGGGAATTCGTGGCCAAGGTGTCGCATGAGCTGCGGTCACCCCTGTCCACCATCCACGAACAGCTGGCCATGGTGCTCACCGACCTGGTGGGGCAGCTTTCCGCCGCGGATGCCCACCTGCTGGCCCGCGCAAAGGAAAAGACCCAGGGACTGATCTCTCTGATCGGCGATCTGCTGGATCTCTCCCGCATCGAATCCGGCGTGGTGAGCGAGGCGCCGGCACGGGTGCAACCGGAAGAGATCATCGAAAATATCGTCTCGTTTCTCAATACCAAAGCCGCCGGCAAACAACAGACCATCTCGCTGCACCGGCCTAGGAAGGCCCTGCCGGCCCTCCTGGCCGACCCGCTGGCCCTGGAGAGTATTTTCGGCAACCTGATCACCAACGCCATCAACTACACGCCCGAGAAAGGCGCCATCGATATCTTCCTGGAGGAGAACGGCGGGTTTGTCGAAGTGCGGATCCAGGACAACGGCTTCGGCATGGAGACGCGCCACCTGGAGAAGATCTTCGAGCGGTTCTATCGCGTCAAAACCGAAAAAACGCGCTACATCACCGGCACCGGCCTGGGGCTGCCCATCGCCAAAGGCCTGGTGGATGCCATGGGCGGCCGGATCCGGGTTCAAAGCGCGCCGGACCAGGGCAGCACCTTTACCGTCCTGTTGCCGATCCGCCCTGACAAATAA